The following proteins come from a genomic window of Nicotiana tomentosiformis chromosome 12, ASM39032v3, whole genome shotgun sequence:
- the LOC104117777 gene encoding uncharacterized protein, with amino-acid sequence MACEGSYMWSLSGIVAAFVDLAIAYFLLCAATVAYLASKFLGFFGLRLPCPCDELFGNGNLCFHRLLIDFPAEKVSNVQLSVKANFPFNDTMWGKDQNCNLNWRLIGERENSPNKYLEMGDEASCSSVSDARKSHNNIARIELSPRNEFGAVNPLGASGGRLGIKGKGVMNLKQRGGIRRRRRKAAVDFGRFSSVSSYDPPCEEFPLDPPSPPSINKEDGCHPPLVMRLGERDSFELNGFPDEVEHIGKNFASVEELRHNGELGSNFDEKKRLRLLERALEHEQEARAALSLELEKERNAAASAADEAMAMILRLQEEKASIEMDARQYHRLIEEKSAYEAEEMNVLTEILVRTEREKHFLEKELEVYRQMSYLGNEESIVDSGILADALRRADASSDPTEDPVLMLHQISTSFEAENRNSVEVISVDNKSYTALGGKAPIQKQNKDASSQKQVDLREHSYSSQEFQEKEMVLMVNTSDVNQKLPDHAISLGEEVLKENPYTETCERACINVSGKDKCLKYHETDGYHGLKCPCNLTLDKEPHVYDVHVIVDGSNFCNEVNSGESTNSALEFSGKTSVPTEASPAQRINVIRDRPSTSTLYTQVDLKSSADTSCGLPPVGPRGKPLLCDLRRNPMSSVDNERLKIETEVGRLRERLKIVQEGREKLDLTSEHREREKMQLKLLKDIAYQLQEIRQLNEPEKAVRQASLPLPSSKGMSKKRRSRSVSVGMQQSS; translated from the exons ATGGCTTGTGAGGGTAGCTATATGTGGAGTTTGAGTGGTATTGTGGCAGCTTTTGTTGATCTAGCTATAGCATATTTCTTGCTTTGCGCAGCAACAGTAGCTTATTTAGCATCAAAGTTTCTTGGTTTTTTTGGTTTAAGATTGCCATGTCCTTGTGATGAACTTTTTGGTAATGGGAATTTATGTTTTCATAGACTTTTGATTGATTTCCCAGCTGAGAAAGTGTCTAATGTTCAACTTTCTGTAAAAGCAAATTTCCCTTTTAATGATACCATGTGGGGAAAGGACCAGAATTGTAATTTGAATTGGAGATTAATTGGTGAAAGGGAGAATAGTCCTAATAAGTATCTTGAAATGGGCGATGAGGCTTCATGTAGTTCAGTatcagatgcaagaaagtcacATAATAATATTGCTAGGATTGAGTTAAGTCCAAGGAATGAATTTGGGGCAGTGAATCCATTGGGTGCGAGTGGAGGAAGGCTTGGGATAAAGGGGAAAGGGGTGATGAATCTGAAACAAAGAGGAGGGATTCGTCGAAGAAGGCGTAAAGCAGCTGttgattttgggagattttcatcagTTTCATCATATGATCCTCCATGTGAAGAGTTTCCGCTTGATCCTCCATCTCCGCCTAGTATTAATAAAGAAG ATGGTTGCCACCCTCCACTTGTTATGAGATTGGGTGAGAGAGACAGCTTTGAATTGAATGGATTTCCTGATGAAGTTGAGCACATCGGAAAGAACTTTGCATCCGTTGAAGAACTGAGACATAATGGGGAACTCGGTTCCAACTTCGATGAGAAAAAAAGATTAAGACTTTTGGAACGAGCCTTAGAACACGAACAAGAAGCTCGAGCTGCTCTTTCCCTTGAGCTTGAGAAGGAAAGAAATGCTGCCGCATCGGCCGCAGATGAGGCTATGGCTATGATCTTACGTCTACAAGAGGAGAAGGCATCTATTGAAATGGACGCCCGGCAATACCATAGATTAATTGAAGAGAAATCTGCTTATGAAGCAGAGGAAATGAACGTTCTAACGGAGATCCTGGTGCGGACAGAGAGGGAGAAACACTTTTTGGAGAAGGAACTTGAAGTGTATAGGCAGATGTCTTATCTTGGAAATGAGGAATCAATAGTTGATAGTGGGATTTTAGCGGATGCTCTAAGACGTGCTGATGCTTCATCCGATCCTACTGAGGATCCAGTTCTTATGCTTCATCAGATTAGTACATCGTTTGAGGCAGAAAACAGGAATTCCGTGGAGGTAATTTCTGTTGATAATAAAAGTTATACTGCTTTGGGGGGAAAGGCACCAATACAAAAACAGAATAAAGATGCCAGCTCCCAAAAGCAAGTTGACCTAAGAGAGCATTCTTATAGCAGCCAAGAATTTCAGGAGAAAGAGATGGTGCTTATGGTTAACACCTCTGATGTAAACCAGAAGCTTCCTGATCATGCCATTTCGCTTGGAGAGGAAGTGCTAAAAGAAAATCCATATACAGAAACCTGTGAAAGAGCTTGTATTAATGTTTCTGGAAAAGACAAGTGTTTGAAGTATCATGAGACAGATGGATATCATGGATTAAAATGTCCGTGTAATTTGACCTTGGATAAAGAACCTCATGTTTATGATGTTCATGTCATTGTTGATGGATCCAACTTTTGCAACGAAGTCAATAGTGGTGAATCTACGAATAGTGCATTAGAATTTTCTGGAAAAACTAGTGTCCCTACTGAAGCTTCTCCTGCACAGAGGATTAATGTAATTAGAGATCGTCCAAGTACTAGCACGTTGTATACTCAAGTGGATCTTAAAAGCAGTGCAGACACGTCTTGTGGGCTTCCACCAGTGGGGCCACGTGGTAAACCTTTGCTATGTGATTTGCGGCGAAATCCCATGTCCTCAGTAGACAATGAAAGACTGAAAATTGAAACTGAAGTGGGACGGCTTCGTGAGAGGTTAAAGATTGTGCAAGAGGGAAGAGAGAAACTTGACTTGACTTCAGAGCATAGAGAAAGAGAAAAGATGCAGTTAAAGCTTCTGAAGGATATAGCATACCAACTTCAAGAGATTCGGCAGCTTAATGAACCTGAGAAGGCTGTACGACAGGCTTCCTTGCCCCTGCCGTCCTCTAAG GGCATGTCAAAGAAAAGGCGTTCTCGAAGTGTTTCTGTAGGAATGCAACAAAGCTCTTGA
- the LOC104117787 gene encoding uncharacterized protein, with protein sequence MEPLGGLSKRGKQEIQPQISVLGMELGRPSDEEEKEKKRIKDQLFQACMENRWTGVKQLYINDKFAQESKLTKSEDTVLHLAISSYHPHRDDSLQKTHLDCIKDMVVKIPKENRLCILKQKNEKGNTPLHLAAELGSVSIIACLVNPQEPELIWETNSKGETPLFVAAYRGRLDAFLYLHECCQNEKSGKDPIVLCRRGDGDNILHAAISGEYFKLAFQIIKRYELLVNRLNSEGMSPLHFLSRMPQVFKSGSHFRYIDSIIYYCITVEELKIEKYKTEGIEDTYRRLPDNWKLPDNYQTLVDFLELLWNGTANFLDYIKEIWKQANKSKAPTEETNEKRDKKSTGNQDDPENPPIPVTTGVTNVNQDKKSPAEGKRNGNLFPANYTTFINFVKLLMKILLIVIGIGLQRIKKLEVKKKHHQWAVKIMKLMIEKEESYKFYENTGEKPEDKDLYDQGLYKQIGKPPPAPPPTDINLEKAEEPSKISQIKQPATSSTDNKKKDDIKSGVDELVTIGLNTELSKTKATPLLVASKMGIVEMVKEILEKFPIAIQDTDSDEKNILLLAVEHRQTAVYNWLIGQKYPECVFYHVDKQENNAVHLAALFQKNELWRIPGTALQLQGERKWYKYVKHTLPKQSYVRYNKKGQTPREIFRETHAKLLKDGTEWLVTTSNSFSVVAALIATVAFATASAVPGGADDSGRPYLESQPAFSVFSISSLVSLCFSVTALVFFLAILTSRCQHSDFEKDLPRKLLLGLTSLFASITAILVSFCAAHFFVLQDNLRRAAFPIYGVTCIPVVFFAFNQFPLYFDLIRSYIQQLPLRSYKVFYTESSGASSSDQKNEGKEKDD encoded by the exons ATGGAGCCTTTAGGTGGGCTGAGCAAAAGAGGAAAACAAGAAATTCAACCACAGATTTCGGTACTAGGAATGGAATTGGGACGACCTTCCGATGaggaagaaaaggagaaaaaaagaatTAAAGATCAATTATTTCAAGCCTGCATGGAGAATAGGTGGACAGGAGTTAAGCAACTGTACATCAACGACAAGTTTGCCCAAGAATCCAAACTCACTAAATCTGAGGATACTGTTCTTCACTTAGCTATCTCTTCTTACCATCCACATCGAGATGACTCTTTACAGAAAACTCATCTTGATTGTATTAAGGATATGGTAGTTAAAATACCAAAGGAAAATCGATTGTGTATCTTAAaacagaagaatgaaaaagggAACACACCTCTTCACCTTGCAGCAGAACTCGGAAGTGTCTCCATAATTGCGTGTTTGGTAAACCCACAAGAACCTGAACTCATCTGGGAGACCAATTCAAAAGGTGAAACCCCTTTATTCGTTGCTGCTTATCGTGGCAGGCTAGATGCTTTTCTCTACCTACATGAGTGTTGTCAAAATGAAAAGAGCGGAAAAGATCCAATTGTACTTTGCAGGAGGGGAGATGGGGATAACATTCTACACGCAGCTATCTCTGGCGAGTACTTTA AGTTGGCTTTTCAGATAATAAAGCGCTATGAGCTACTTGTCAACCGTTTAAACTCAGAGGGCATGTCTCCTCTACACTTTCTATCTAGGATGCCTCAAGTATTCAAAAGTGGAAGCCATTTTCGGTACATAGATAGCATTATCTACTACT GCATAACTGTCGAAGAGCTAAAGATagagaaatataaaactgaaggcATAGAAGACACATATCGTAGACTCCCAGATAACTGGAAACTCCCAGATAACTACCAAACACTGGTGGACTTCTTGGAACTACTTTGGAATGGGACTGCAAATTTTCTTG ATTACATTAAGGAAATCTGGAAGCAAGCAAACAAGTCTAAAG CTCCTACTGAAGAAACTAATGAGAAGCGAGATAAGAAGTCTACAG GCAATCAAGATGATCCTGAGAATCCCCCAATTCCAG TAACTACTGGAGTAACTAATGTGAATCAAGACAAGAAGTCTCCAG CTGAAGGGAAGAGAAATGGCAACTTATTTCCAGCCAATTACACCACCTTTATCAATTTCGTCAAATTACTAATGAAGATTTTGCTAATCGTAATTGGTATTG GACTCCAAAGGATAAAGAAATTAGAGGTAAAGAAGAAGCACCATCAATGGGCAGTTAAAATTATGAAGTTGATGATTGAGAAAGAAGAAAGTTACAAATTCTATGAAAATACTGGGGAGAAGCCTGAAGATAAGGACCTCTATGATCAAGGCCTCTATAAGCAAATTGGAAAACCTCCTCCAGCACCCCCTCCAACAGATATTAATTTAGAAAAAGCAGAAGAACCTAGTAAAATTTCACAGATCAAGCAACCAGCAACCTCAAGCACAGATAACAAAAAGAAAGATGATATCAAGTCTG ggGTAGATGAACTGGTAACTATAGGTCTAAATACAGAGTTGTCAAAGACCAAGGCGACACCCCTATTGGTGGCATCAAAGATGGGTATCGTAGAGATGGTGAAGGAGATCCTTGAAAAGTTCCCAATAGCCATTCAAGATACGGATTCTGACGAGAAGAATATCTTGCTTTTGGCAGTAGAGCATAGGCAAACAGCCGTCTATAACTGGTTAATAGGACAAAAGTATCCAGAGTGCGTGTTTTATCATGTGGACAAACAAGAAAACAATGCCGTACACTTAGCTGCATTGTTTCAGAAGAACGAGTTGTGGCGCATCCCTGGTACTGCGTTACAGTTGCAAGGCGAAAGGAAGTGGTACAAG TATGTAAAGCACACTTTGCCAAAACAATCATATGTCCGTTATAATAAAAAAGGTCAGACACCAAGAGAGATCTTCAGAGAGACGCATGCAAAGTTACTCAAAGATGGCACTGAGTGGCTTGTCACAACCTCAAATTCGTTCTCTGTCGTTGCAGCACTGATTGCTACAGTTGCATTTGCTACAGCTTCTGCAGTCCCAGGTGGAGCCGATGATTCTGGCCGTCCATACCTTGAAAGTCAACCTGCTTTTTCAGTATTTTCTATCTCATCACTTGTTTCTCTTTGCTTCTCTGTCACGGCCCTGGTGTTTTTTCTAGCTATCCTCACATCTCGATGCCAACACAGTGATTTCGAGAAAGACTTGCCAAGAAAGTTGCTCCTAGGATTAACTTCGCTTTTTGCATCAATAACTGCTATCTTGGTCTCATTCTGCGCTGCACATTTCTTTGTCCTCCAGGATAACTTAAGGAGAGCAGCATTTCCAATATACGGGGTGACATGCATACCTGTGGTGTTTTTTGCATTTAATCAATTCCCTCTCTATTTTGATCTCATAAGGTCATACATCCAACAGCTACCACTTCGTAGCTATAAGGTGTTTTATACCGAGTCCTCAGGCGCAAGTAGCTCAGATCAGAAGAATGAAGGTAAAGAGAAGGATGATTGA